The proteins below are encoded in one region of Nonomuraea helvata:
- a CDS encoding Tn3 family transposase → MVTTSTRPCWRSAGRRRPFREEQREIQEGLNVVESSNGANSVIFYGKGGDIATNRREELEMSVLCLRILQTALIYINTLMLQDILADPEWAKLLKPADRRGLTPLFWQHIQPYGEVRLDVAKRLAPGSPDRS, encoded by the coding sequence GTGGTCACGACGTCTACCAGGCCATGCTGGAGGTCGGCCGGGCGCAGAAGACCTTTCCGCGAGGAGCAGCGGGAGATCCAGGAAGGGCTCAACGTGGTGGAGTCCTCCAACGGCGCCAACAGCGTCATCTTCTACGGCAAGGGCGGCGACATCGCCACCAACCGGCGCGAGGAGCTGGAGATGAGCGTGTTGTGCCTGCGCATCCTGCAGACCGCGCTCATATACATCAACACCCTGATGCTGCAGGACATCCTCGCCGATCCGGAATGGGCCAAGCTGCTCAAACCCGCCGACCGGCGCGGACTGACCCCGCTGTTCTGGCAGCACATCCAGCCGTACGGTGAGGTGCGGCTGGACGTGGCCAAACGTCTGGCTCCGGGTTCTCCAGACCGTAGCTGA